In the Ipomoea triloba cultivar NCNSP0323 chromosome 6, ASM357664v1 genome, one interval contains:
- the LOC116023536 gene encoding deSI-like protein At4g17486, which yields MPSKKRKKGAVPVYLNVYDLTHFNGYAYWFGLGIYHSGVQVHDVEYGFGAHERALSGIFQVEPKQCPGFRFRRSILIGRTDLCPNQVREFMDKLSKRYTXFFFFVTN from the exons ATGCCGAGCAAAAAGAGGAAGAAAGGGGCGGTTCCCGTCTACCTTAATGTCTATGATCTTACCCACTTCAATGGCTATGCTTACTGGTTCGGCCTCGGCATTTACCATTCCGGCGTTCAAG TACATGATGTTGAATATGGATTTGGTGCCCACGAGCGTGCTCTTTCGGGCATATTTCAAGTAGAACCGAAGCAGTGCCCTGGCTTCAGATTCCGAAGATCAATCCTCATAGGGAGAACCGATTTGTGTCCAAACCAAGTGAGGGAATTCATGGACAAACTATCTAAACGCTATACTNttttttttttttttgttacaaacTAG